One window from the genome of Prochlorococcus marinus XMU1411 encodes:
- the pds gene encoding 15-cis-phytoene desaturase, protein MRVVIAGAGLAGLSCAKYLVDKGHIPIVLEARDVLGGKVAAWKDEDGDWYETGLHIFFGAYPNMLQLFKELDIEDRLQWKSHSMIFNQPSEPGTYSRFDFPDLPAPINGVSAILSNNDMLSWNEKILFGLGLVPAMLRGQKYLDKCDTKSWTDWLKEHNIPERVNDEVFIAMSKALNFIGPDEISSTVLLTALNRFLQEKNGSKMAFLDGAPPERLCQPMVDYITSRGGEVHMNSPLRQINLNEDSTVKSFTIASLNENENENEKKEITADAYVSAMPVDLFKLMIPNQWKGLETFSKLEGLNGVPVINIHLWFDKKLTDIDHLLFSRSPLLSVYADMSITCKEYEDPNRSMLELVFAPAKDWINKSDQDIVDATMEELKKLFPTHFMGDDKTNLRKYKVVKTPRSVYKAVPGCQEFRPTQKSPIKNFFLAGDYTMQKYLASMEGAVLSGKLCAESINKEYSKITQNVA, encoded by the coding sequence ATGCGTGTTGTAATTGCTGGTGCAGGTTTAGCGGGTTTATCCTGCGCTAAATATTTAGTTGATAAGGGTCACATCCCAATAGTTCTTGAAGCTAGAGATGTTCTTGGAGGAAAAGTTGCTGCATGGAAAGATGAGGATGGAGACTGGTATGAAACTGGTTTGCATATATTTTTTGGAGCGTATCCTAATATGTTGCAACTTTTTAAAGAATTAGATATTGAAGATAGACTCCAGTGGAAAAGCCATTCAATGATTTTTAATCAGCCATCCGAGCCAGGAACTTATAGTAGATTTGACTTTCCAGATTTACCAGCCCCCATAAATGGAGTATCAGCCATACTTAGTAATAACGATATGCTTTCATGGAATGAAAAGATCCTCTTTGGATTAGGATTAGTTCCTGCAATGTTGAGAGGTCAAAAGTACTTAGATAAATGTGATACAAAATCATGGACAGATTGGCTTAAAGAACACAATATCCCAGAAAGAGTTAATGATGAAGTTTTTATAGCAATGAGTAAAGCTTTAAATTTTATTGGTCCGGATGAAATATCATCTACAGTTTTACTAACGGCATTAAACAGATTTTTACAAGAAAAAAATGGCTCAAAAATGGCATTTCTTGACGGGGCTCCTCCAGAACGACTTTGTCAACCAATGGTCGATTATATAACTTCTCGTGGAGGAGAAGTTCACATGAATAGCCCATTAAGGCAAATCAACCTCAATGAAGACAGCACTGTTAAAAGTTTTACTATTGCCTCTTTAAACGAAAACGAAAACGAAAACGAAAAGAAAGAAATAACTGCAGATGCTTACGTTAGCGCAATGCCTGTAGATCTTTTTAAATTAATGATCCCGAATCAATGGAAAGGTTTAGAAACGTTTTCTAAATTGGAGGGTTTAAATGGCGTACCAGTAATTAATATTCATTTATGGTTTGACAAAAAATTAACAGATATTGACCATTTACTATTTAGTAGATCACCACTCCTAAGTGTTTATGCAGATATGAGTATCACATGCAAAGAATATGAAGATCCTAATAGATCAATGCTTGAATTAGTTTTCGCACCAGCAAAAGATTGGATAAATAAAAGTGATCAAGACATCGTCGATGCAACTATGGAAGAATTAAAAAAATTATTCCCCACTCATTTCATGGGTGATGATAAGACAAATTTAAGAAAATACAAAGTAGTCAAGACGCCAAGATCTGTTTATAAAGCGGTGCCTGGTTGTCAAGAGTTCAGACCTACCCAAAAATCTCCCATAAAAAATTTCTTCTTAGCTGGTGATTATACAATGCAAAAATATTTAGCTTCTATGGAAGGGGCTGTTTTAAGTGGTAAATTATGCGCAGAATCAATCAATAAGGAGTATTCCAAAATTACTCAAAATGTTGCTTAA